The region NNNNNNNNNNNNNNNNNNNNNNNNNNNNNNNNNNNNNNNNNNNNNNNNNNNNNNNNNNNNNNNNNNNNNNNNNNNNNNNNNNNNNNNNNNNNNNNNNNNNNNNNNNNNNNNNNNNNNNNNNNNNNNNNNNNNNNNNNNNNNNAGAACAAGCCGGGCAAGGGAGGGCAGAGGCCTCAGGACTGCTTCCGTTGTGGCTCGATGGAGAATTTCTCTCCCCAGTGCCGCGCACCACCGGAGGTCGTTGAAGCATACAAGGCTCGGAAGGCGCATGAGATGCACCTCGCCTTGGTTCAGGAGGGAGCACCACCGGCGCCCATGGCGGCACCCGTGATGATCTCTACGCCCCCTGCTGCGCCCATAGAGGCAACACCCGTGGTGCCCATCGCGGCAGCGTTGTCGGTCTCTACCGACGCCAACGTGGCCATGGAGGTTGACCACATGGTCGCCTCGGCGGTGCCGCCACTAGACATTGATGCTGCCTCCAAGATGATTTCTAAGGAGGATCAGCTCACTAGTATGGAAATTGCGGCTGAAGTGAATGGTTTCTTCACCGAGTCCACTTAGCATACCTCTTTGGTTATCATGATTCTGTGTTTTTATACAATAAAATTGAATAAATTCGATTTGGTTGTAAGCTCTATGAGAGCATAAACTTATTCTTTACTTTTATGATTGGATGACATTTATTTCATTCATTTATTCCATTATTTATACATGATAGCATGTTATGTTCTGACATGTGTGCATTTATTTTTAATGTATTTTCTTCCTCATTACATTAGTTAGATGTCATATTTTAGAACGTGTGTGGCGCTCGAATGGAGGAAATGTGCCTTGCCGatagcgccaccactcataccataTTACGAGAAACTAAGTACTTTGAGTCCATTAAAAAATCTCCGGGAAGTATTATGACAATCGCCGGCTGCAGTTATCACATAGTTGGCTCCGGACGAGCCACTATTATACTCCCTATGGGAACAACTTTGATCATTAATGATGCGTTGTTGTACCCAGAGTCGACTCATACTATTTCGAGCTTTAGAGACATCCGCGCTAATGGTTTCCATGCTGAGACCGATGATGAAACCGGCAAGGAGTGCCTACTCATCACAAAGCGGGATGCAGGTGGTAAAAATGTTATCGAAAGGTTTTCTTCATTTGACACAGGGCTATACTACACTAAGATAGTAGCACCGCCCGTGTACACTACACTCAAGACCGTATTTAGAAGCTCTGAACTCTTTTGCCTCTGGCACGATAGGTTAGGCCACCCCGGACTTAGGATGACGAGAAATATAATTAACAACTCGCATGGCCATAATGTTAACGTGAAGAACTTCCCGAATCCCGATGATTTTGTGTGTTCTGCATGCGCTAAGGGGAAGTTAGTCATTAGGCCATCGCCCCTCAAGGTGAGGGATGAAATCCCCGCGTTCATGGAACGTATCCAAGGGGACATATGCGGTCCAATTCAGCCCCTCACGGGTCCATTTCGGTACTTCATGGTGCTCATTGATGCTTCCTATAAATGGTCCAATGTTTGCCTGCTGTCAACACGGAACCATGCCTTTGCAAAATTGATCTCACAGATCTTACAAATGAGGAATAATTTCCCGGATTATCGTATAAAGTCTATTCGAATGGACAACGCCGGAGAATTTACTTCAAAGGCGTTCAATGATTATTGCATGGCAATGGGAATCAAAGTTGAGCACTCGGTACCACATGTTCATACACAAAATGGACTTGCCGAGGCATTGATTAAAAGAATTAAATTTATTGCCTGACCGCTCCTTCAGGGTTGTAATTGACCAACTACATGTTGGGGCCACGTCGTGTTACACGCGGCTAATCTCATCAACTTTCGACCGTCGGCCTACAACATCCACTCTCCTGTTCAACTTGCGCAAGGGTCGGCACTGAAAATTTCCCACCTTCGTAGGTTCGGTTGCCAGGTATATGTACCAATACCACCCCCTCAGCGATCGGTGATGGGCCCGCTTCGTAAGTCGGGGATATACGTTGGTTATGAGACTGTGTCCATAATCAGGTATCTAGACCCCATGACAGGTGACTGTCACACGACTCATTTTGCTGATTGCATTTTTAAAGAGGATTTTTACCCGACTTTAGGGGGAGAGAATCAACCCCTTGATGCTAAAAGTCGAGAAATCACGTGGCAAGCCACGGGGATCCATGCTCATGACCCGCGCACTGCTGAGACTGAGAGAGAAGTCCAAAAGATAATAGACTTGCAGTCTTTAGCAAATCAACTGCCCGACCACTTTAGTGACTTAAAGACTATGACAAGATCGCATGTGCACGCGCCCAATGCACCGGACAGGGTTGAAATACCGAAGAAAAATGATGGTATACCCGCTCCCATCCACAGGCCTAAAAGGATGAGAAATCCGGCTTCTCAAATCCCAAGTACCCGAGGACGCCTGACTAAAAAGGATAAGAGAGATTTATTACAGCCTGTCGCCAAAGTACCCCAAATTGAAACGGGGAGCCAGTCGAGACCTGGCACAAGTACGGAAAATTCAGTGCACGAAATTCCGGACTTAAACTTTCCCATAGGGGAAACACCCAGCGGAGATGTGAGCGCACACATCGGCGCGGGAAATCTAAATTGCTCCCACAATGGGAAATTTGGTAGAGCAAGTGTTTGCGCCGGATGCGCTCCATGAAGAAATGGCCATAAATTATATTTATACGGGGGAGTCCCTGAACCGAGCAACGGTGATTGTCCACATCAACTTTGCTACGAAAATTGCCTCAATCATAGATCTTGACCCTGAGCCTAACACGCTCGCTGATTGCAAGAAAAGGTCGGATTGGAAAGATTGGCAGCAGGCAATTACTGCCGAATTATTATCTCTCAACAAAAGGAAGGTGTTCGGACCAGTTTGTCGAACTCCTCCCCACATTCGTCCTGTTGGCCATAGGTGGGTTTTTGTTCGAAAGAGAGATGAAAATAATAAGGTAGTACGGTACAAAGCAAGGCTCGTCGCTCAAGGGTTCACTCAACGACCAGGGGTCGATTTTGAGGAGACTTATTCCCCGGTCATGGACGGAGTTACCTTTAGATACTTGATCTCGATGGCAGTAAACATGGGCTTGAAAATGAAACTAATGGATGTTGTCACTGCTTACCTATATGGTAACTTGGATTCGAACATATACATGAAGGTTCCAGAAGGTATCCCTGTTCCGAACCATGATAGAGCAAACATGAGTCTATACAGTGTTCGACTTCAAAAGGCACTGTACGGACTCAGACAGTCTGGTAGAATGTGGTACAATCGCTTAAACGATTTCCTTCATCAGAAGAGCTACACGAGCAATAAAGATTGCCCATGTGTTTTCATACGGCGATCCCAAGATCGATTCTGTATAATCTCGGTGTACGTGGATGATTTAAATGTAATCAGTACACCTGATATTGAGGAAGCGAGTTCCTACCTGATGTCGGAAttcgagatgaaggatttgggtaaaaccaagttctgtctaggtctgcaacttgaacattcccctgatgggattctagtgcaccagtcggcctacacccagaaggtgttggaaagatttggatttgaTAAGGCATATCCTTCTAAGACCCTGATGATCGGGAGATCTTTACAGCCAGACAAGGACCCGTTCAGGCCaaaggaagagggggaggaaactcTGGGACCAGAGGTTCCTTACCTGAGTGCAGTTGAAGCACTCATGTATCTCGCAAACTGTACACAGCCAGACATTGTGTTCGCCGTCAGTTTGCTTGCGAGGTACAGTTCTGAACCTACCAAAAGACATTAAAAAGGTGTCAAGGATGTCTTCCGTTACCTGCAAGGGACCGATCTTGGCCTATTTTATAAAAGGAATAAAGACCTATCTATTATAGGCTATGCCGATGCTAGGTACCTATCGGACCCAAATGATTGCAAATCGCAGATTAGATATATTTTCCTTTGTGGTGGAACTGCATTTTCCTGGAAATCGTCCAAGCAAACACTTGTGTCGACTTCCACGAACCACTCGGAAATCATGGCACTATTCGAAGCGTCAAAAGAGTGTGTATCGCTTCGACGGATGATCGACCACATTCAGCAGACATGTGGGTTGAACACCATACAAACCCCTACCATTATCTATGAAGGTAATGCTTCTTGTGTTGCACAAGTCCAGATGGGTTATGTGAAGAGTAACCTCACAAAGCATATTAGTCCCAAGTTCTTCTATGCACATGAGTTGCAGCAGTTGAATGAGGTGAAAGTTTTGCATACTAAGTCTTGTGACAATCTTGCTGATATGTTCACTAAATCATTACCGGCATCAATCTTAGAGAGGTGTGTGCATGGAATCGGTATGATGGGACATAGAGAAATGCAAGGTTCAGGGGGAGAAACTTCACAAACTCGTCGCTAAAATATCAATCCTGATGATCGAGTACTCAACTTGATGGTTGAGTGGATTGTACTCTTTTTACCTTGAGTGAGTTTTCCTGATGTTTCTCACACGAGGTTATTGACGAGGCAATTCATGCAATACAACAACGTATACTGTATGCTCTTTCTCCATAtttttttcccactgggtttttcGGAGTTTTGAGGCATGGATATACGGATAATTACCCAAGGGGAAGTGTTGGGAAACCGGGGccagcgagggggtggcggcggcctCGTGCGTATCGCACGGGCTAGCCGGCCCCTCCCGTTTACCCCACTTTACGTTAAGTGGGTACTTATTCCTTGACCCCCTAGTCCATGTATAAAGCAACGAGGAGCCATCATTGTAACACctgatcattgattaataaagctGGTCTCCCCCATATCTCTCTGTGTCTTTTACTTTCGCGTTCGACTACTTCACCTACGACACTCGCTCTTACTCCGCAACCTCGGACCGAACTCGCCGGCGAAGTTGCGGAACACACACATCGAATTACCAACAACAACTCGCTGGCCGGTACGTGCATGCATGCACCGGCAGTGGCACACCAGAAACGTGGCCGTGCCGACCACGGTCCTGGCAGCAACGTGGAGTACGTTGTAGCACGTGTTGGCTGGATCAGGTTAACTTCCAGCAGCGCGCACACGGAAGAACACTGGACCAGCCGACCATTTCACACTGCAGCGAGCATGGACGCCACACTCTCTGCTAGTGCTAGGAGTACGTCCGTCCGTCCTTGGATCTTAATAATGCACGGATCGGAGACGGACCGCGCCGGCAACCACCATACCGGCCGGCCATTATACATGACCAGACCCAGCCAAAGCCGCAGGATTTGCCGTATCGCGCTCCGCCGCTCCCACGTTATCTACCCATCTGCTCTCGACGCCGCGCGGCGGCACGTGCCGGCCGCGTTCCAGTGAGCTTGGGTGGCTAGCTAGGTGCCGCGGGTATCATATTCGTATCCTGGAGCGAGCCGAAATCCGCCCGGCGATCTTCCGAAAGCTACGACTCCGCTCTTCCCCGGCAATGATACTTCACTCAAAATCAGACGAAGAGATTGGTATACGAGTCGTGTCACACGATGCCAAAACCCGGCCGGGGAGCACATGCATACGGCCGGGATCGATGACTGCCGGACAGCGTCGGGCCACATGCACGAGCACAGAGCCTCCGGCACCACCTGACCGCGCGCCGCGGGGATCCAATCCACCGGGCAAGGCATGGGCAACGATTCTTCGGCCTTCTCTTCCCGAGCACACGCCGATGTGATGTGAACATTTCCATGTGAGCCTGCGTAAACACTAGCAACTGTACCCAGACGCATGCACGGCTTGTCTGGTAGTAGTACTGTATGCTTCACATGTGTTTTCTTTTAGCTGATTGGCAGCGGCACGCGTTGGCGAAGAGCCAAAAtttgtagtttttttttttttgacagcAACACTCTATCAAAGATATATAAGAGAAAAACAAGCTTAATTTTGACAGGAATATATAATTAAATGTATTATCATCCATTTCCGAAGACATGGAGAGACTTTTGTTCCAAATCAGCTAAGTAACCTGACATGCGAAAATGTAAGGAAAATAATGAGCAGCAGTGACCTTCGTGTGTGAGTATAAATTTTTTCAACAGAACACTCTAAATATTTTAACACCGAAGCATTTGATAACTTGGATAAATTTTTTCCAGGCCAACCGGACGACGGAGGCAAAAAGTCCCCATCGTCTTCTCCCCCCTATAAAACATCCAGCCCCGCCAGCTACAGGAAGCCAGCCATTCCTCTGTCCACCCAACAACATAAGACTCAGACCAGCAGCTCACCTCTCAACTCTCGTCGATGGCGAAATGCAGCAAGATCCACAACATCGTCTTGCTCCGACAGACCCTGCGCCGGTGGCGGTCCCGTGCCGCGGCGCGCGCCGCTGCGGATGACCGCGCGGTGTCGGTACCAGCGGGGCACGTGGCGGTGTGCGTGGGCAGCGCGTCGCGGCGGTTCGTGGTGCGCACGGCGCACCTGAACCACCCCGTGTTCCGGGAGCTACTCCGGCAGGCGGAGGAAGAGTACGGGTTCCCATCCGGCGCTTCCGGCCCCATCGCGCTCCCCTGCGACGAGGACCGCTTCCGGGCCGTCCTCCGCCGCGTGTCCGCCGAGGAGCGCCGCGGCGTGCCGGCCGTCAGCAGCAGCGACGTCGCGGCGCGGCCGTTGCTGCCGAGGGTGGCAGCGGAGGAGCTCGTGTGGTGACCGATCGATGGAAGCAACAAGCATAGGCCATTCGGCATACGTGGCTACGTGCTCTGTTCTCACATGAGGTAGCCCTGGCGATTTGactccggcggcggcagcggtggcagCAGCAACTGGTCTTCCGTACGCGGAAATGGCGAAATCATGTCGCCGCAGGGAAGACTCCGCCCGCCCAGCCGCGCACACGGCAACCGCCGGAGGCCCGAATATCTTATTGACGGACGTGGTCCGGTGCCCGGTGTAGCGGCCAGCGGCGCCCCGAAACACGAATAGGGGACGGTGCCGCGCGTGAGCAACCGAGGCTCTGTACGACTTGGAAAGTTGATTGTAGTTAGAAGAAATTTTTAGTAGTGATTAGTTCAAGATGAAGATGACGATTTTTGTGATTGTCGTAATTAATCTGTAGCATTCCTAGCCGGTAATGATAAAGAATTGCTCCATGTTGCACATTCACTTTCTAATTGTCTGTCATGTGTTTCAACTATTTGGTCTTGGCTCTCCATGGGTGTCATTAGCTGTTGTATTAATGTTGTAGACTGATGATTTGCAATACGATATACTgatgggagtacctagaactcatctagatgagatataatttggtctcattcactttgaaaacaagaagagatacaacccacgtcagcacacacgcatcttatagcatcacattcaatggctataaaaggtgaatgagaccaaattatatctcatctagatgagttctagcaaaattgtATATTGATTGGGGTGCTGGTGCACGCATATATAATACAAGGGAAggcctctacctcaactatacaagactaggaggtgggccacaacttCAATACACATGCAGTACAAAATACATATTCAACACCCCCacgcagtcgaagcgtcgccggagacacagagacttgaccgaaaCTCCTCGAATACGGGAGTAGGtaatcccttagtcatcacatcagcaaactGTTGCATCGTCGGCACGTGCAGAACCCGAACACGGCCAAGGGCAATCTGCTCGCGCACGAAgtgaatatcgagctcaatatgctttgttcgtcgatggtgcaccgggttggcggagaggtagaccgcgctGACGTTATCGCAGTAGACAAGAGTGGCCTTGTGAATATCATAAAGCAACTCCTCGAGCAGCTGACGTATCCAAGAGCACTCGGCCACGACGTTGGCCACTGCGCGATACTCTGCCTCGGCGCTGGACCGGGAGACCGTGGGCTGCCGCTTCGATGACCAAGAGATCAATgagggcccaaggtagacgcagtagcctgacATAGAGTGTCGCGTGTCGGGGCAGCCAGTCCAGTCAGCATCCGAGTAGGccacgaggtcggtggaggcggaggccgtcagggtgagtcccAAGGACATGGTGCCACGTATGTAACGAAGAatacgcttcaccagagtccagtgagagtcacgcggggcgtgcatatggaggcacacctgctgaacAGCATACTGCAGGTCGGGGCGAGTCAGCGTCAAGTACTTTAAAGCACCGAAAATAGAGCGATAAAACGCTCCATCGGACGCGAGAGACCCCTCCAGAGCAGAGATCTTCGCCTTCGTGTCGACGGGGGTGGGcgccggcttgcagttaagcataccgGCACGCTCAAGGAGCTCGCGGGCGTACTTCTGCTGATTCAGAAAGAAACCATCAGCCCAGCGGATCACCTCGATGCCGAGAAAGTAGTGcaggggccccaagtccttgagggcgaacaCGTCACGAAGACAAGCAGTCAGCCGCTGAAGGAGATTGGGGGTGGACgccgtgaggatgatgtcgtcgacgtagagcagCAGATATGCAGCGGCAGCTCCCTGATGATACACAAAGAGTGAGGCATCGGAGCGAGTGGATAGAAAGCCAGAGCCTGCAGGAAGGCTGCGATACACTGGTACCaagcccgaggcgcctgcttcaacccgtacagagagcgggagagcaagcacacgaagTCGGGGTGCTCGGCATCGACGAAACCAGTAGGCTactcacagaacacctgctcggtGAGATGAccgtgcaagaaggcgttggaaACGTCCAACTGATGCACAGGCCATGCGCGCCAGCCGGCCAGCTGAAGGACGGCAcggatcgtgcccggtttcacaactggggcgaaggtgtcggtgaagtccacacccgcgcgctgccgaaaaccacgaaccacccatcgagccttgtagcgctcgagagaaccaTCCGGGCGAGTCTTCTGGCGAAACACCCACTTGCCAGAGATGATGTTGGCACGAAGGGGTCGCGAAACAAGTTGCCACGTGCGGTTGCGCTGTAAGGCGTCGAACTTCTCCTGCATCACAGCTAGCCAGTGGGGATCCCGAAGGGCAGCACGAGCGGAGGTGGGACGGGTGATGTCGTCGACGTCGAGGCGGCGCACACATACTCGTCGGCGGAGTAGCGCGTGCTGGGCCGAAGCACTCCTGCTCGGGCACGGGTAGTCACACCAAGTGGCGGGGCAGCAGGGCCGGCAGATGCCGCGACGGCGGAGGCACCCGATGCAACGGCGATGGCCACAGCGGCGGGGGCACCCGgtgcggcggtggcggaggcggaggcggcggcggaagagGCGATGGGTGAGGGTGATGTCGAGCCCATTGCAGGGTGGGCGGGCGGGGTGCCAGGCTCAACCTCGTATGAGGGAGACGGGGACCCTGGGGCCCACTCGGACTCGACCTCGGGGGAGGGAGTCACGAATCCAGGTGGTGGTGACAGAGGGCACCGTGCCGGGGGGGGCGCCGGGGGCCGCCATCGCGCATCACTCCACGAAGGGGGCGCAGGGGTCGGCGCCGAAGGGACCGAAGCCGGAGGAACCTGAAAAAAAGGGAACACCATCTCGACAAAGTACACATGCCTCGAGGTGTACACACGATGAGTGacaggatcatagcaccggtaacctttaGTATTAGGATGGTAGCCAAGGAAGAGGCATGGGACAGATCGTGGTGCGAGCTTGTGTGGAGTGGTGGAtgcggtgctaggataacagagacacccgaaGATGTGGAGACCATCATAAGACGGTGGTGTGCCGAAGAGAAGGTGgcgaggggcgtagttccaccgAGGGCGACACGGACGAATGTTAACTAAGAGAGTGGCGGTAGCGAGGGTATCGGGCCAAAACCGAGCGGGCACGTTAGAGTGAAAGAGTAACGTGCGAACACAAtcattaagagtgcggagaatgcgCTCGGCGCGGCCGTTCTGCTGGGAAGTGCAGGGGCAAGTCAGACGGAAGGTGGTGCCGTGAGAGGCGAGAAGTGTGCGAAAagcgacgttgtcaaactcttttccgttaTCAGTTTGGAGTGCAAGTATGGGGCGAACGAACTGGgtggtgacataggaataaaaggCAGTGAGTGTGGCTAAAGCATTGGATTTACGACGAaggggaaaagtccacacataatgagaataatcatctaaaatcaccaagtagtatagatagcccgtgttacttgcaacaggagatgtccaaacatcactatgaagtaaTTGAAACGGAAAAATGGAAATTGAAGAAGATgcactaaagggaagacgaacgtgcttgccTAAGCGACAAGCCTCACAAGAGTGCTCGTCGAGCTTATCACATGAGAAAGAGAAAATCCTAAGAATTTGATGTAAGACAGTGTGGTTGGggtgacccaagcgagcgtgccaaagGTCAACACCGTCGGCAAGGGCGACAAGTGTTGATGTGGAGGCGCCGGCGTGCACGGGTAGAGCTCATCGGGACTGTCACTTCGGTGAAGGACCATCCGGGTACGAGCGTCTTTCACAGAAAAGCCGAcaccgtcaaattcaacagtaagtgGGTTCTCACGAGTAAGACGACGAACGGAAACTAGGTTCGTGactaaatcaggtgaaacaagaacattagacatagtGATGGGTGTGGAAGTGGAGGGAAAACTAGTGCTACCGATATGAGTAATAGGTAAGGAGGAGCCGTTGCCGACGGTGATACGAGTGGGTGTGTGAACGGGAGTGGAGGAGGTTAGGTTATCGGGATGAGCTGCCATGTGCGCAGTAGCacctgagtccatgtaccagtcgcctccACCGACAGAGCTACTCGGCGACAACGCACAGTGCTGG is a window of Triticum dicoccoides isolate Atlit2015 ecotype Zavitan chromosome 2B, WEW_v2.0, whole genome shotgun sequence DNA encoding:
- the LOC119368512 gene encoding indole-3-acetic acid-induced protein ARG7-like — protein: MAKCSKIHNIVLLRQTLRRWRSRAAARAAADDRAVSVPAGHVAVCVGSASRRFVVRTAHLNHPVFRELLRQAEEEYGFPSGASGPIALPCDEDRFRAVLRRVSAEERRGVPAVSSSDVAARPLLPRVAAEELVW